In a genomic window of Spiroplasma melliferum:
- a CDS encoding ribose/galactose ABC transporter permease: protein MQTQIKNYGWLLKQKTRIFFRSNEFKTKMNYFKASICAIIAGVLLSFIIIGANASDPLLFFSYVFRLAFHPLLKDSTLTYWAIYIVAGLAVAVGFKAGLFNIGVPGQMLLAGSMTIVLGLKNPAISQGAGVIGALFISIIAGAALATIAGALKAYFNIHEVVSTIMLNWIVWYVMKWMFMNPAHGMWNSNQNSTIDIVTTAPNFNLVLNGQLWIIPFIIAMLLLGIIVFIMNYTVLGFRIKAVGKSKNASLYAGTNVKAYTIVSMALSGALAGVLGMLYYMTQSTVLQFTTDALPVVGFDAIAVALVAFTNGFAILPIALLWGIIKTAALQATQLPDFQMSKQMGQLIFGIIIYMTAISTLFIYFKPIFWLRRWWNIQHNGEWKQEYNKYQAQIKDYQKQIKNTNKMYRIKMQELKKQGTKEEIKAYRNEINDQLTLYAGKITTLKTEIRFFENLKYKEATKIGQRGLKTKYKLATFIALGSALDHFVQVKNEYLLKKQEISFLKNNYYQAVWKVKGQAKQELSQFYNLPKKELYAKLAHLQSQYADLVLKQEEAIKKLRESYYPVFNQIQQKYLNDFKTLQKKEAMITKKLNQEIKALKRQQRHEMYQFRITNYQSKKKIKRELRVINRQIKGDVKVQQEVALLKQNLKLQLKEMKQQFNIEYQVMRKKHKTKMPQWKNELNQKLKHIRKVVSEDNKILKAEYHRQNATYQVQKGGKK from the coding sequence ATGCAAACACAAATTAAAAATTATGGGTGATTATTAAAACAAAAAACAAGAATTTTCTTTCGCTCAAATGAATTTAAAACTAAAATGAATTATTTTAAAGCATCTATTTGTGCAATTATTGCAGGAGTTCTTCTTAGTTTTATTATTATCGGTGCAAATGCATCAGATCCATTATTATTTTTTAGTTATGTTTTTCGGTTAGCTTTTCACCCATTATTAAAAGATTCAACATTAACTTATTGAGCAATTTATATTGTTGCAGGATTAGCTGTTGCGGTTGGTTTTAAAGCCGGACTATTTAATATCGGTGTTCCTGGTCAAATGTTATTAGCGGGTAGTATGACGATTGTTTTAGGTTTAAAAAACCCAGCAATTAGTCAAGGTGCTGGTGTAATTGGAGCATTATTTATTTCAATTATTGCTGGTGCAGCGTTAGCAACAATTGCAGGAGCATTAAAAGCTTATTTTAATATTCATGAAGTTGTTTCAACAATTATGCTAAATTGAATTGTTTGATATGTTATGAAATGAATGTTTATGAATCCAGCGCATGGGATGTGAAATTCAAATCAAAATTCAACAATTGATATTGTGACAACAGCCCCAAATTTTAATTTAGTATTGAATGGACAACTGTGAATTATTCCGTTTATTATTGCAATGTTACTATTAGGAATAATTGTTTTTATTATGAATTATACTGTTTTAGGGTTTCGAATTAAAGCAGTTGGAAAATCAAAAAATGCTTCTTTATATGCTGGAACAAATGTCAAAGCATATACTATTGTTTCAATGGCACTATCAGGTGCTTTAGCGGGCGTTTTAGGAATGTTATATTATATGACGCAATCAACAGTATTACAATTTACAACAGATGCATTACCAGTTGTTGGATTTGATGCAATTGCTGTTGCATTAGTTGCTTTTACAAATGGGTTTGCTATTTTACCAATTGCTTTACTATGAGGAATTATTAAAACAGCTGCTTTGCAAGCAACGCAATTACCTGATTTTCAAATGTCAAAACAGATGGGTCAATTGATTTTTGGAATTATTATTTATATGACTGCAATTTCTACTTTATTTATTTATTTTAAACCAATCTTTTGATTGCGTCGTTGATGAAATATTCAACACAATGGAGAATGAAAGCAAGAATATAATAAATATCAAGCACAAATAAAGGATTATCAAAAACAAATTAAGAATACAAATAAAATGTATCGAATTAAAATGCAAGAATTAAAAAAACAAGGAACTAAAGAAGAAATTAAAGCATATCGGAATGAAATTAATGATCAATTGACTTTATATGCTGGAAAAATTACCACTTTAAAAACAGAAATTCGTTTTTTTGAAAATTTAAAATATAAAGAAGCAACAAAAATTGGACAACGTGGTCTTAAAACAAAATATAAATTAGCAACATTTATTGCCCTTGGCTCGGCATTAGATCATTTTGTACAAGTAAAAAATGAATATTTATTAAAAAAACAAGAAATTAGTTTTTTAAAAAATAATTATTATCAAGCAGTATGGAAAGTAAAAGGACAAGCAAAACAAGAATTATCACAGTTTTATAATTTGCCAAAAAAAGAATTGTATGCTAAATTAGCACATTTACAGTCACAATATGCTGACTTAGTGCTAAAGCAAGAGGAAGCTATTAAAAAATTGCGTGAAAGTTATTATCCTGTTTTTAATCAAATTCAACAAAAATATTTAAATGATTTTAAAACATTGCAAAAAAAAGAAGCAATGATTACTAAAAAATTAAATCAAGAAATTAAAGCATTAAAGCGTCAACAACGTCATGAAATGTATCAATTTAGAATAACAAATTATCAAAGCAAGAAAAAAATTAAACGGGAATTAAGAGTGATTAATCGTCAAATAAAAGGAGATGTTAAGGTTCAACAAGAAGTGGCACTGTTAAAACAAAATTTAAAACTGCAATTAAAAGAGATGAAACAACAATTTAATATTGAATATCAAGTTATGCGTAAAAAACATAAAACAAAGATGCCACAGTGAAAAAATGAATTAAATCAAAAATTAAAACATATTAGAAAAGTTGTTTCAGAAGATAATAAAATTTTAAAAGCAGAATATCATCGTCAAAATGCCACTTATCAAGTGCAAAAAGGAGGAAAAAAATAA
- a CDS encoding putative transmembrane protein, which yields MIIGAIVQIFIAILNLLVIQSVALPSILNSMNDIFQKSIFKQEQILSYLTGDIWGYTIIALTIFVALLVITLVSVQLHRVKKGQLIAKPYIKMIFVTLIIAALIYGKVAVLILAALMFIGLLFIESSLFDVESLQNFVEERNMIVIYHQDKKLEREVNKEGKYHGSATLGVDATIAGIGETERNFKNNDYVREDDSKKLSHQKSNSFFSSNELNNLFNSDKNDVDEHELANLINDMTQTMTNPPKPAVFETKLNTTETNLKQNESKELSKPPVVNEVEQQETSKLELEQLEEQNSSNDDDSQGETVAEIPLPFLDTKSNDDYKFNADIKGFVDKTAVNENNDFNESEDEKLNFSFLDDEFLNSSWAADKTMTRKEKRLYNKWSEMQQQALNIKQMVEEEVEIAEVKPKFIKKKAKIYNVLAKQANGLVKKLKLGPEHELKLMRIAEIFSNNSQATVDFLNDQILATDSNVIDNVLNDNINIDEKFNESSENISLEINTFNNVVDNDKTKKEIEIMNNNIKLENQEIQRTGIIFIPSDHNIDKLKGELLPDIKTSDDEESKTDNVSDNYDYPFAELVGLDDSQVEHNDEINSVVNENNYDDEIKPSENNDLSELSAEQQTEEQLENNLAELVEDEIKPEHELKTDAINLELTPDPLDTAEANNMATDIFNIPMNEKENTILTKTEDSTLAEILTTNAEATNQLEVKTDESNENKEETHQSQLLHDVVSSEINETLQLEIKPILKEEVSYSLDELDDKIMNGDFSNLDDEVIEYFNQQKPEPIKETVFAEEPALKEQAPPLQQVMPNDFECRFEKIEELIKDSINLHTAHTKTLGEVQEHLKTLTLKVESLETKSADFAKKIKDVETKKHIKHHDVVPIDQFYPQISDINLVSTRYNLYNKKGYSNTYGVANSSESSYGLGNYYRTKNGSSSQEEISVNNNQFADYNHLNLHNISKYTKQDIPFETNCPFCKKNNK from the coding sequence ATGATAATTGGAGCGATAGTTCAAATTTTTATTGCTATTTTAAACCTTTTGGTAATTCAATCTGTTGCGCTTCCATCAATTTTAAATTCAATGAATGATATTTTCCAAAAATCAATTTTTAAACAAGAACAAATTTTAAGTTATTTAACAGGAGATATTTGAGGATATACAATTATTGCTTTAACAATTTTTGTTGCATTATTGGTTATTACATTAGTATCAGTTCAACTGCATCGTGTTAAAAAAGGGCAATTAATTGCAAAACCATATATTAAAATGATCTTTGTTACATTAATTATTGCAGCACTAATTTATGGGAAAGTAGCAGTATTAATATTAGCAGCATTAATGTTTATTGGTTTATTATTCATTGAATCATCATTATTTGATGTTGAGTCTTTACAAAATTTTGTTGAAGAACGAAATATGATTGTTATTTACCACCAAGATAAAAAACTTGAAAGAGAGGTAAATAAAGAGGGAAAGTATCATGGAAGCGCAACTTTGGGAGTTGACGCGACTATCGCAGGGATCGGAGAAACCGAAAGAAATTTCAAAAACAATGATTACGTAAGAGAGGATGATAGTAAAAAATTATCTCATCAAAAATCAAATTCATTTTTTTCATCAAATGAATTAAATAATTTATTTAATTCTGATAAAAATGATGTTGATGAACATGAATTAGCAAATTTAATTAATGATATGACACAAACTATGACAAATCCACCAAAACCAGCGGTTTTTGAAACAAAATTAAATACAACGGAAACTAATTTAAAGCAAAACGAATCTAAAGAATTATCAAAACCACCAGTTGTTAATGAAGTTGAGCAACAGGAAACATCAAAATTGGAATTAGAACAATTAGAAGAGCAAAATTCATCAAATGATGATGACTCGCAAGGTGAAACAGTTGCGGAAATCCCTCTTCCATTCTTGGATACCAAATCAAATGATGATTATAAGTTCAATGCTGATATTAAAGGTTTTGTTGATAAAACGGCTGTAAACGAAAATAATGATTTTAATGAATCAGAAGATGAAAAACTAAATTTTTCTTTTTTAGATGATGAATTTTTAAATTCATCATGAGCAGCAGACAAAACAATGACAAGAAAAGAAAAGAGACTTTATAATAAATGAAGTGAAATGCAGCAACAGGCTCTTAATATCAAACAAATGGTAGAAGAAGAAGTAGAAATAGCAGAAGTAAAACCTAAATTTATTAAAAAGAAAGCTAAAATTTATAATGTCCTTGCTAAACAAGCAAATGGATTAGTAAAAAAATTGAAGTTAGGACCAGAGCATGAATTAAAATTAATGCGTATTGCTGAAATATTTAGTAATAATTCACAAGCCACAGTTGATTTTCTTAATGACCAAATTTTAGCAACAGATAGTAATGTAATTGATAATGTCTTGAATGACAACATTAATATTGATGAGAAGTTTAATGAATCATCAGAAAATATTAGTTTAGAAATTAATACTTTTAATAATGTTGTAGATAATGATAAAACAAAAAAAGAGATAGAAATTATGAACAACAATATTAAACTAGAAAACCAAGAAATACAACGTACAGGAATTATTTTTATTCCATCTGACCATAATATTGATAAATTAAAAGGAGAATTATTACCTGATATTAAAACATCAGATGATGAAGAATCAAAGACAGATAATGTTTCAGATAATTATGATTATCCTTTTGCTGAACTAGTAGGGTTAGATGATTCACAAGTCGAGCATAATGATGAAATTAATTCAGTTGTAAATGAAAATAATTATGATGATGAAATAAAACCTTCTGAAAACAATGACCTTTCAGAACTATCAGCTGAGCAACAGACAGAAGAACAACTAGAAAACAATTTGGCAGAGTTAGTTGAAGATGAAATAAAACCAGAACATGAGTTAAAAACTGATGCAATTAATTTAGAATTAACTCCTGATCCACTAGATACAGCAGAAGCAAACAATATGGCAACAGATATATTTAATATTCCAATGAATGAAAAAGAAAATACTATTTTAACAAAAACAGAAGATAGTACACTTGCAGAAATACTTACAACAAATGCTGAAGCAACAAATCAATTAGAAGTTAAGACAGATGAATCAAATGAAAATAAAGAAGAAACTCATCAAAGTCAATTATTGCATGATGTTGTCTCAAGTGAAATAAATGAAACGCTACAATTAGAAATTAAACCAATTTTAAAAGAAGAAGTGTCATATAGTTTAGATGAATTAGATGATAAAATTATGAATGGTGATTTTTCAAATTTGGATGATGAAGTAATTGAATACTTTAATCAGCAAAAACCAGAACCTATTAAAGAAACAGTGTTTGCAGAAGAACCAGCATTAAAGGAACAAGCACCACCATTACAACAAGTTATGCCAAATGATTTTGAATGTCGTTTTGAAAAAATTGAAGAATTAATTAAAGATTCAATTAACTTGCATACAGCACACACAAAAACATTAGGAGAAGTACAAGAGCACTTAAAAACTTTAACTTTAAAAGTAGAATCATTAGAAACAAAATCAGCTGATTTTGCAAAAAAAATTAAAGATGTTGAAACTAAAAAACATATTAAACATCATGATGTTGTACCGATTGATCAATTTTATCCTCAAATTAGTGATATTAATTTAGTATCAACACGTTATAATTTATATAATAAAAAAGGATATTCTAACACATATGGAGTTGCTAATTCTAGTGAAAGTTCATATGGCTTAGGTAATTATTATCGAACTAAAAATGGTAGTTCATCTCAAGAAGAAATAAGTGTAAATAATAATCAATTTGCTGACTATAATCACCTTAATTTACATAATATTTCCAAATATACTAAACAAGATATTCCTTTTGAAACAAATTGTCCATTTTGTAAAAAAAATAACAAATAA
- a CDS encoding ABC-type transport system substrate-binding protein codes for MRKLLSVFVAATLLNGSSLFLVACAKKYYFDSNIWVITDAGIVTDASFNESAWDGASKYVVSQKDKEILPSKWKTSRYRASYYEPASQTPSDFKTAYLTAYIAGAKTLILPGFVHGNTIGWGAELADNLIYIDGSSQNIHLGMDPKKPLATNVVGISYEAESSGFFAGIAAALWLNANQSKYPSGLKISTYGGMDNPGAVSNYMWGFLVAADVFNTIISNNNFPNLFKIRADILAQVQKMNPAITALQKIEKVQNVIKNNESWFSQSFEVGHGKDISDELLSRRASIIFPVAGPQTQDTIGRIKYNKSPAKVIGVDTEQSKIYGEDIIVTSALKEIVTSTQEALQNIYSDKCGYQSNSNTWDNNKVTSECWINTDQSSVQHPTWTGIETTKSINENTVNFIHNKTDDLTKDTAFDKIIKVLQDVYSRGIGDIPPVAAKVFTTTLLNTYQNSDTLKAYILDAIEAALQ; via the coding sequence ATGAGAAAATTGCTCAGTGTTTTTGTAGCAGCAACTTTGCTAAATGGTTCGAGTCTTTTTCTTGTTGCATGTGCCAAAAAATATTATTTCGATAGTAATATTTGAGTTATTACCGATGCTGGTATTGTGACCGATGCATCGTTTAATGAATCAGCATGAGATGGAGCAAGTAAATATGTTGTTTCACAAAAAGATAAAGAAATTTTACCATCAAAGTGAAAAACAAGTCGTTATCGAGCTAGTTATTATGAACCAGCAAGTCAAACACCATCTGACTTTAAAACAGCTTATTTAACAGCATATATTGCCGGAGCAAAAACATTAATTTTACCAGGTTTTGTTCATGGTAATACAATTGGATGAGGCGCTGAATTAGCTGATAATTTAATTTATATTGATGGAAGTAGTCAAAATATTCATTTAGGAATGGACCCCAAAAAACCCTTAGCAACAAATGTTGTTGGAATAAGTTATGAAGCTGAATCCTCTGGTTTTTTTGCGGGAATTGCAGCAGCATTATGATTAAATGCTAATCAAAGTAAATATCCTTCGGGTTTAAAAATATCTACATATGGTGGAATGGATAATCCTGGTGCTGTTTCAAATTATATGTGAGGTTTTTTAGTAGCTGCTGATGTTTTTAATACAATCATTAGTAACAACAATTTTCCAAACTTATTTAAAATTAGAGCAGATATTTTAGCACAAGTTCAAAAAATGAATCCAGCAATAACTGCTTTACAAAAAATTGAAAAAGTACAAAATGTTATAAAAAATAATGAATCATGATTTTCACAATCATTTGAAGTTGGACATGGGAAAGATATTTCAGATGAATTACTTTCTCGCAGAGCAAGCATTATTTTCCCTGTTGCAGGTCCACAAACCCAAGATACTATTGGCCGAATTAAATATAATAAATCACCAGCTAAAGTTATTGGTGTGGATACAGAACAATCTAAAATTTATGGAGAAGACATAATTGTAACAAGTGCTTTAAAAGAAATTGTAACTTCAACCCAAGAAGCTCTACAAAATATTTATTCGGATAAATGTGGTTATCAATCTAATAGTAATACTTGAGATAATAATAAAGTAACATCGGAATGTTGAATTAATACTGACCAATCATCAGTACAACATCCAACTTGAACAGGGATTGAAACAACAAAGTCAATTAATGAAAATACTGTTAACTTTATTCATAATAAAACTGATGATTTAACAAAGGATACAGCATTTGATAAGATCATTAAAGTATTACAAGATGTTTATTCACGAGGAATTGGTGATATCCCTCCTGTTGCAGCGAAAGTATTTACAACAACATTATTAAATACATATCAAAATAGTGATACATTGAAAGCTTATATTTTAGATGCAATTGAGGCTGCTTTGCAATAG
- a CDS encoding ABC-type transport system ATP-binding protein: MKNNNEYVIEMNNITKVFGDLIANDDITLKVKKGEIHALIGENGAGKSTLMSILFGLYEPTKGEILINGKPEYINNPIKANQLGIGMVHQHFKLVDIFTVLDNITLGYEQLKGKVFLDRSKEARDIAQIAIKYNLQVDFGSKIANISVGMQQRVEILKILYRGADILVFDEPTAVLTPQEIEGLLNIMLDLKKDGKTIIFISHKLDEVKKIADRATVIRRGKVVETFNVQDKNEKEIAEAMVGRNLVEIKNSGQAPQEDVLLRIENLSVKKKGLTRLMALDDFNLTVHAGEIVAIAGVEGNGQTELVNVLTGLEKGTSGEIIFNDINVTKKSIYERYQNGMSHIPEDRHKYGLILEFNAIDNVVLQNINQKPFSNCGLLDKGAIQLYAQQIVNKYDVRGANSGFAVTRSLSGGNQQKLIIGRELSRQHNILVVVQPTRGLDVGAIEYIHNKILEEKAQGKAVLLVSYELEEIMSLADRIVVLHNGRITGEVAGNKVKREEIGLMMAGRYQKKGIKINANTN; the protein is encoded by the coding sequence ATGAAAAATAATAATGAATATGTAATTGAAATGAATAATATTACTAAGGTTTTTGGTGATTTAATTGCAAATGATGATATTACCTTAAAAGTTAAAAAAGGTGAAATTCATGCTTTAATTGGAGAAAATGGAGCAGGAAAATCAACATTAATGAGTATTTTATTTGGTTTGTATGAACCAACAAAAGGAGAAATCCTTATTAATGGAAAACCAGAATATATTAATAATCCTATTAAAGCAAATCAATTAGGGATTGGTATGGTTCATCAACATTTTAAATTAGTTGATATTTTTACTGTACTTGATAACATTACGTTAGGATATGAACAGCTAAAAGGGAAAGTATTTTTAGATCGTTCAAAAGAAGCCCGTGATATTGCTCAAATTGCAATTAAATATAATTTGCAAGTTGATTTTGGTTCAAAAATTGCAAACATTTCAGTTGGAATGCAACAACGGGTTGAAATTTTAAAAATTTTGTACCGTGGAGCAGATATTTTAGTTTTTGATGAACCAACAGCTGTGCTAACCCCACAAGAAATTGAAGGTTTATTGAATATTATGCTAGATTTAAAAAAAGATGGGAAAACGATTATTTTTATCTCCCATAAATTAGATGAGGTGAAAAAAATTGCTGATCGAGCAACGGTTATTCGGCGTGGAAAAGTTGTTGAAACTTTTAATGTGCAAGATAAAAATGAAAAAGAAATTGCTGAAGCAATGGTTGGACGTAATTTAGTTGAAATTAAAAATTCAGGGCAAGCACCACAAGAAGATGTTTTATTAAGAATTGAAAACTTATCAGTGAAGAAAAAAGGTCTAACGCGTTTGATGGCTTTAGATGATTTTAATTTAACCGTTCATGCGGGAGAAATTGTTGCAATTGCTGGAGTAGAAGGAAATGGACAGACCGAATTAGTGAATGTCTTAACCGGATTAGAAAAAGGAACCTCGGGGGAAATAATTTTTAATGATATTAATGTAACCAAAAAAAGTATTTATGAGCGCTATCAAAATGGAATGTCCCATATTCCTGAGGATCGTCATAAATATGGCTTAATCTTAGAATTTAATGCAATTGATAATGTTGTTTTACAAAATATTAATCAAAAGCCATTTTCAAATTGTGGTTTATTAGATAAAGGAGCAATTCAGTTATATGCTCAACAAATTGTTAATAAATATGACGTGCGAGGTGCAAATTCTGGATTTGCTGTTACACGTAGTTTATCAGGAGGTAATCAGCAAAAATTAATTATTGGGCGAGAGTTATCACGGCAACATAATATTTTAGTTGTTGTCCAACCAACAAGAGGCTTAGATGTTGGGGCAATTGAATATATTCATAATAAAATTTTAGAAGAAAAAGCACAGGGGAAAGCAGTCTTATTAGTTTCATATGAATTAGAAGAAATTATGAGTTTAGCAGATCGCATTGTTGTTTTACATAATGGACGCATTACTGGTGAAGTTGCTGGCAATAAAGTTAAACGTGAGGAAATTGGTTTAATGATGGCAGGAAGATATCAAAAGAAAGGAATAAAAATTAATGCAAACACAAATTAA
- a CDS encoding putative S-adenosyl-methionine-dependent methyltransferase has product MTVNELIQKSEDYLKDSNNANYLADIKILIAFFMKTSLAKLYAIQNDKINFKIDDYWQQLIAYRNGKPIQHITNLQNFYGYDFYVDYNVLIPRYETEELVDNINIIIDEMFLNNCNKRLTLIDIGTGSGAIATSLGLENPNLTIYASDISIEALKVAKRNIKQLNCKNVKLLEGDMLEPFIKNKIKADLLVCNPPYIPNNQKISHRVKNYEPHVALFGDADGLYFYREIFQNWQKVVKKNGILCFEHGYDQKKDLEKLVKEYFPNQKYYFQKDINKKWRMLFINIL; this is encoded by the coding sequence ATGACAGTTAATGAATTAATTCAAAAGTCAGAAGATTATTTGAAAGACTCAAATAATGCTAATTATCTTGCCGATATTAAAATTTTAATAGCATTTTTTATGAAAACTTCGTTAGCAAAATTATATGCAATTCAAAATGATAAAATTAACTTTAAGATTGATGATTATTGACAACAGTTGATTGCGTATCGTAATGGAAAACCAATTCAGCATATTACTAATTTACAAAATTTTTATGGATATGATTTTTATGTTGATTATAATGTTTTAATTCCCCGTTATGAAACAGAAGAATTAGTTGATAATATTAATATTATAATTGATGAAATGTTTCTTAATAATTGTAATAAACGATTAACTTTAATTGACATTGGAACTGGGAGTGGAGCAATTGCAACTAGTTTAGGCTTAGAAAATCCAAATCTAACAATTTATGCTAGTGATATTTCAATTGAAGCATTAAAAGTAGCAAAAAGAAATATTAAGCAGTTAAATTGCAAAAATGTTAAATTATTGGAAGGTGATATGCTAGAACCATTTATTAAAAATAAGATTAAAGCTGATCTTCTAGTTTGTAATCCACCTTATATTCCAAATAATCAAAAGATTAGTCATCGTGTTAAAAATTATGAACCGCATGTTGCTTTATTTGGTGATGCTGATGGCCTGTATTTTTATCGAGAAATTTTTCAAAATTGACAGAAAGTTGTTAAAAAAAATGGTATTTTATGTTTTGAACATGGTTATGACCAAAAAAAAGATTTAGAAAAATTAGTAAAGGAATATTTTCCGAATCAGAAATATTATTTTCAAAAAGATATAAATAAAAAATGACGAATGTTATTTATTAATATTTTGTAG
- a CDS encoding putative polypeptide chain release factor methylase, which produces MWGADMEDKLKNIKRTRIISIAFLLVLFIMVPYFTFMYVSHSDQLLKKYFHFIATVPKDVLATFTTPDLPNEFLIFGLPYIALGTLAGAIISSVFYMHHQKRTINFNNRMLLIGTVFIISFLFSACLLFSLAEYYYDLFTEWCRSLRGGYTGPEFVKNIQDMIHPDIPNREAIVNALINLATGPGTNNKYPLTWIGLNAIWWITGLQMIFIIFIMLKVGFKLEWLLNDNINLTKKEELFVLKDTFNQSRLKKFISLYLIPNEFNISLWVVFFSSIVFIPQFVYTIIIGSSFTDANRFFLFSYFYPQLTINAIIPDTSSILDKPNIDYFNMTMNMPGSGIFISVVPIISSALIISMLFAFTFVMLKKPNLTKKGFISFYVSFLIVTGTSLVMFLVSQYELTKAVDYWNSQSENFKETVMKPLFKTTHLDYFWLQGNELLASGILLSAFITVLSIIALSHISKIKSNHISNEQIKSNSKG; this is translated from the coding sequence GTGTGAGGTGCAGATATGGAAGATAAACTTAAAAATATTAAAAGAACTCGCATTATTAGTATTGCTTTTTTACTAGTTTTATTTATCATGGTCCCATATTTTACTTTTATGTATGTATCACATAGTGATCAACTTTTAAAAAAATACTTTCATTTTATTGCAACAGTACCTAAGGATGTTTTAGCAACATTTACAACACCTGATTTACCAAATGAGTTTTTAATCTTTGGTTTGCCATATATTGCGTTAGGAACATTAGCAGGTGCCATTATTAGTAGTGTTTTTTACATGCATCACCAAAAACGAACAATTAATTTTAATAATAGAATGTTGCTAATTGGAACAGTTTTTATTATCTCTTTTTTATTTAGTGCTTGTTTATTATTTTCACTTGCAGAATATTATTATGATTTATTTACAGAGTGATGTCGTTCTTTAAGAGGCGGTTATACTGGGCCTGAGTTTGTTAAAAATATTCAAGATATGATTCATCCAGATATTCCAAATCGAGAAGCAATTGTTAACGCATTAATTAACTTAGCTACGGGACCTGGAACAAACAATAAGTATCCATTAACTTGAATTGGTCTTAATGCTATTTGATGAATTACAGGATTACAGATGATTTTTATTATTTTTATTATGTTAAAAGTTGGTTTTAAATTAGAATGATTATTAAATGATAATATTAATCTAACTAAAAAAGAAGAATTATTTGTTTTAAAAGATACATTTAATCAAAGCCGTCTTAAAAAGTTTATTAGTTTATATTTAATTCCAAATGAATTTAATATTTCACTATGAGTCGTTTTTTTTTCAAGTATAGTTTTTATTCCACAATTTGTTTATACAATTATTATTGGCAGTAGTTTTACTGATGCAAACCGATTTTTTTTATTTTCTTATTTCTATCCGCAATTAACAATTAACGCTATTATTCCAGATACAAGTAGTATTTTGGATAAGCCAAATATTGATTATTTTAATATGACAATGAATATGCCAGGGTCAGGAATTTTTATTAGTGTTGTGCCAATTATTTCTTCTGCTTTAATTATTTCAATGTTATTTGCTTTTACTTTTGTGATGTTGAAAAAACCAAATTTAACTAAAAAGGGTTTTATTAGTTTTTATGTTAGTTTTTTAATTGTAACTGGAACTTCACTAGTAATGTTTCTGGTTTCTCAATATGAATTAACAAAAGCAGTTGATTATTGAAACAGTCAAAGCGAGAATTTTAAAGAAACGGTAATGAAACCACTTTTTAAAACAACACATTTGGATTACTTTTGATTACAAGGAAATGAATTATTAGCAAGTGGTATTTTATTATCTGCTTTCATTACTGTTTTATCAATTATTGCTCTTTCACATATTTCAAAAATTAAAAGTAATCATATTAGCAATGAACAAATTAAATCAAATTCAAAAGGTTAA